The Nocardioides sp. S-1144 genome includes a region encoding these proteins:
- a CDS encoding ABC transporter ATP-binding protein → MTTGPALRGDDLVLGYQRHVVVHGVSVELAPGQVTVLLGPNGSGKSTLLRALARLHGVTSGSVSLDGEDAAPLNAKAFARRVTLLSQSRPQPSGLDVRDVVAFGRHPHRGRLAPLGAADRAAIDRALEITGTAVMAGRPVDALSGGELQRVWLASCLAQETGVLLLDEPTNHLDLRYQVEILDLVRDLADEHGTALGVVLHDLDQAASVADRVVLLQDGRVRSSGTPEEVLDADVLSDVYGLPLRTRRDPDTGLVRVEPLTRRKRHR, encoded by the coding sequence GTGACCACCGGACCGGCCCTGCGCGGCGACGACCTCGTCCTCGGCTACCAGCGCCACGTGGTCGTCCACGGGGTCTCGGTCGAGCTGGCCCCCGGCCAGGTCACCGTCCTGCTCGGGCCCAACGGCAGTGGCAAGTCGACCCTGCTGCGCGCGTTGGCGCGGCTGCACGGCGTCACCTCCGGGAGCGTCTCCCTCGACGGGGAGGACGCCGCCCCCCTCAACGCCAAGGCGTTCGCCCGCCGGGTCACCCTGCTCTCGCAGTCGCGCCCGCAGCCGTCGGGGCTCGACGTCCGCGACGTCGTCGCCTTCGGCCGGCACCCGCACCGCGGTCGACTCGCGCCGCTCGGTGCGGCCGACCGGGCCGCGATCGACCGGGCCCTCGAGATCACCGGCACCGCCGTGATGGCCGGCCGTCCGGTCGACGCCCTGTCGGGCGGGGAGCTGCAGCGGGTCTGGCTGGCGTCCTGCCTGGCGCAGGAGACCGGCGTCCTGCTTCTCGACGAGCCGACCAACCACCTCGACCTGCGCTACCAGGTCGAGATCCTCGACCTCGTCCGCGACCTCGCCGACGAGCACGGGACGGCGCTCGGCGTCGTCCTCCACGACCTCGACCAGGCGGCCTCCGTGGCCGACCGGGTCGTGCTGCTGCAGGACGGCCGCGTCCGTTCCTCCGGCACCCCCGAGGAGGTGCTCGACGCCGACGTCCTCTCCGACGTCTACGGGCTGCCTCTCAGGACGCGTCGCGACCCCGACACCGGGCTCGTGCGCGTCGAACCACTCACTCGAAGGAAGCGACACCGATGA
- a CDS encoding iron-siderophore ABC transporter substrate-binding protein, giving the protein MPRPKPRPRGPLLGATVALVLAGTLAACGTTEEPGEDAAEPAAVETEECSDDVATSTGPVSLTDSFDRTVELDQPAARVAVLEWQQIEDVLSLCLTPVAVADAEGYGTWDTAEALPDGVEDVGVRGEPNLDALFRTDPDLVIIEAYAPDDAIIKQLEKYDVPVLATKGADGADPIAQMKATFNLIAEATGREERAEDVLDEFDAHLEEAKATVADADVSVTDFVYFDGYVDGGNVTLRPFGQGSYVGELGEELGLTNAWTGEVDPAYGLGQTDIEGMTAAGDASLFYTGTVDPAGDVFAELEKNPVWATLPAVEDGRVSAFPEGIWTFGGPRSGMQVVDAYVDLVTD; this is encoded by the coding sequence ATGCCCCGCCCGAAGCCCCGCCCCCGCGGCCCCCTCCTCGGAGCCACCGTGGCCCTCGTCCTGGCCGGCACCCTCGCCGCCTGCGGCACCACCGAGGAGCCGGGGGAGGACGCCGCCGAGCCGGCCGCCGTCGAGACCGAGGAGTGCAGCGACGACGTCGCCACCTCCACCGGCCCGGTCAGCCTCACCGACTCCTTCGACCGGACCGTCGAGCTCGACCAGCCGGCCGCGCGCGTCGCGGTCCTCGAGTGGCAGCAGATCGAGGACGTCCTCTCGCTGTGCCTGACGCCGGTCGCCGTGGCCGACGCCGAGGGCTACGGCACCTGGGACACCGCCGAGGCGCTCCCGGACGGCGTCGAGGACGTCGGCGTCCGCGGCGAGCCGAACCTGGACGCCCTGTTCCGCACCGACCCCGACCTGGTGATCATCGAGGCCTACGCCCCGGACGACGCGATCATCAAGCAGCTCGAGAAGTACGACGTCCCGGTGCTGGCCACCAAGGGCGCCGACGGTGCCGACCCGATCGCCCAGATGAAGGCCACCTTCAACCTGATCGCCGAGGCCACCGGCCGCGAGGAGCGCGCCGAGGACGTCCTCGACGAGTTCGACGCCCACCTCGAGGAGGCCAAGGCGACCGTGGCCGACGCCGACGTGTCCGTGACCGACTTCGTCTACTTCGACGGCTACGTCGACGGCGGCAACGTGACCCTGCGTCCCTTCGGCCAGGGCTCCTACGTCGGTGAGCTGGGCGAGGAGCTCGGTCTGACCAACGCCTGGACCGGCGAGGTCGACCCCGCCTACGGGCTCGGCCAGACCGACATCGAGGGGATGACCGCCGCCGGCGACGCGTCGCTGTTCTACACCGGCACCGTCGACCCCGCGGGCGACGTGTTCGCCGAGCTCGAGAAGAACCCGGTCTGGGCGACCCTCCCCGCCGTCGAGGACGGCCGGGTCAGCGCGTTCCCCGAGGGCATCTGGACCTTCGGTGGCCCGCGGTCGGGCATGCAGGTCGTCGACGCCTACGTCGACCTGGTCACCGACTGA
- a CDS encoding iron ABC transporter permease — translation MVDTAAPTSTTGTPVAPAPLDTRRVVGATAVLVALTATLVVLAGWHLTQGTSRVGVGDLLDLLPGREGQDAARDVLVGSRLPRLAAGLAVGFALGVAGALFQSVARNALASPDTLAVTAGAFLAVTLVTAFGLSLPLWASGATAFVGGLAAAALVMGLAGGLGTSTTRLVLAGSAVALALSAATAMLLILFDEETTGLFAWGSGSLNQLGLRAFQQAGPLIALATVGAVLLSRRLDLLGLGDEAASVLGVPVRSTRFAGVVVAVLLTASAVTLAGPIGFVGLAAPAIVRLLGVLVPGLLRHVVLLPAAGLMGAVVVVGADATVRAVIGPEEALAVPTGVATTLLGALVLVLLARRLRDSGPTRQPAGTGMGSRSRRRFLVTVTVVGVATVGVVLLGLLAGYTWLKVGDLSLWFGGDAPAFVSFALDERAPRVAAAVLAGGGLALAGTLVQATCRNPLAEPGILGITGGAGVGAVLVVTSDHNSTTAMLLAATAGALVTFGLVYALAWRNGLDSDRLVLVGIGVSAGATALTTYLLVRSNPFDTPRVFTWLSGTTYGRSWSQVVPVLVVLVVVLPLAWLLRRELDLLALDEDTPRLAGLPLERTRLVVLGVSALLSAACVSAVGVVGFVGLVAPHAARALVGGRHARVLPVAVMLGAVLLGLADALGRTVIAPAQVPAGLVVALLGAPYFVYLLARSRA, via the coding sequence ATGGTCGACACCGCCGCCCCGACGAGCACGACGGGCACCCCGGTCGCGCCCGCACCGCTCGACACCCGCCGGGTGGTCGGGGCGACCGCGGTCCTGGTCGCGCTGACCGCGACCCTGGTCGTGCTCGCGGGGTGGCACCTGACCCAGGGCACGTCCCGGGTCGGCGTCGGTGACCTGCTCGACCTGCTGCCGGGTCGCGAGGGCCAGGACGCCGCGCGCGACGTGCTCGTCGGCTCCCGGCTGCCCCGGCTGGCGGCCGGGCTGGCCGTCGGCTTCGCGCTCGGCGTCGCCGGGGCGCTGTTCCAGTCGGTGGCGCGCAACGCGCTGGCCTCGCCCGACACCCTCGCCGTCACCGCGGGCGCGTTCCTCGCCGTCACCCTGGTCACGGCGTTCGGCCTGAGCCTCCCGCTGTGGGCCTCGGGCGCGACGGCGTTCGTGGGCGGGCTCGCGGCGGCCGCGCTCGTGATGGGGCTCGCCGGCGGGCTCGGGACGTCGACCACCCGGCTCGTGCTGGCCGGCTCCGCGGTGGCGCTCGCGCTGAGCGCGGCGACCGCCATGCTGCTGATCCTCTTCGACGAGGAGACGACCGGGCTGTTCGCGTGGGGGAGCGGGTCGCTGAACCAGCTCGGCCTGCGTGCCTTCCAGCAGGCCGGGCCGCTCATCGCGCTGGCCACCGTGGGCGCCGTCCTGCTCTCGCGCCGGCTCGACCTGCTCGGGCTCGGCGACGAGGCCGCCTCCGTGCTCGGCGTGCCGGTGCGCAGCACCCGCTTCGCCGGGGTCGTCGTCGCCGTCCTGCTGACCGCCTCCGCCGTGACCCTCGCGGGACCGATCGGCTTCGTCGGCCTGGCCGCCCCCGCCATCGTCCGGCTCCTCGGCGTCCTGGTGCCCGGGCTGCTCCGGCACGTCGTGCTGCTGCCGGCGGCGGGGCTGATGGGTGCCGTCGTCGTCGTCGGCGCTGACGCGACGGTCCGCGCGGTCATCGGTCCGGAGGAGGCGCTCGCGGTCCCGACCGGTGTCGCCACGACGCTGCTCGGCGCCCTCGTCCTGGTCCTCCTCGCGCGTCGGCTGCGCGACTCCGGCCCCACCCGGCAGCCGGCCGGCACCGGGATGGGCAGCCGCAGCCGCCGCCGCTTCCTGGTCACCGTGACGGTGGTCGGCGTCGCCACCGTCGGCGTCGTCCTCCTCGGCCTGCTGGCCGGCTACACCTGGCTCAAGGTCGGCGACCTGTCGCTGTGGTTCGGCGGCGACGCGCCCGCGTTCGTCAGCTTCGCCCTCGACGAGCGGGCTCCCCGCGTCGCGGCCGCCGTCCTCGCCGGGGGCGGGCTCGCGCTCGCCGGCACCCTGGTCCAGGCGACCTGCCGCAACCCGCTCGCCGAGCCGGGCATCCTCGGCATCACCGGCGGCGCCGGCGTCGGCGCCGTCCTGGTGGTGACCTCCGACCACAACAGCACCACCGCCATGCTCCTCGCCGCGACGGCCGGTGCCCTGGTCACCTTCGGGCTCGTCTACGCCCTCGCCTGGCGCAACGGGCTCGACTCCGACCGGCTCGTCCTGGTCGGCATCGGCGTCTCCGCGGGCGCCACCGCGCTGACCACCTACCTGCTCGTGCGCTCCAACCCCTTCGACACCCCGCGGGTGTTCACCTGGCTGAGCGGGACGACGTACGGTCGCAGCTGGTCGCAGGTCGTGCCGGTGCTCGTCGTGCTGGTGGTCGTGCTGCCGCTGGCCTGGCTGCTGCGGCGCGAGCTCGACCTGCTCGCCCTCGACGAGGACACCCCGCGCCTGGCCGGGCTGCCGCTGGAGCGCACCCGCCTGGTCGTCCTCGGCGTCTCGGCCCTGCTCTCGGCGGCCTGCGTCTCGGCCGTCGGGGTGGTCGGGTTCGTGGGTCTGGTCGCGCCGCACGCCGCCCGGGCGCTGGTCGGTGGCCGGCACGCGCGGGTCCTGCCGGTCGCGGTGATGCTGGGTGCGGTCCTGCTGGGGCTGGCCGACGCGCTCGGGCGCACCGTCATCGCCCCCGCCCAGGTGCCGGCCGGGCTGGTGGTCGCCCTGCTCGGTGCGCCGTACTTCGTCTACCTGCTGGCCCGCTCGCGCGCCTGA
- a CDS encoding DUF1697 domain-containing protein encodes MPTYVAFLRAINLGATRKFPKEAIVAATGAAGFDDVATHINTGNVRLSTRMRSRTRVEDALERAYAADRGFEVPTIAYRTDELRAVVADADGFGHDAQHYVWLLKQEPSAALREQLEALSTADERVGVSERAVHLMVASGFLDARLLRPIEKAVGVATNRNVTVLRALVQKWC; translated from the coding sequence ATGCCGACCTACGTCGCCTTCCTGCGGGCCATCAACCTGGGCGCGACCCGGAAGTTCCCGAAGGAGGCCATCGTCGCCGCCACCGGGGCGGCCGGCTTCGACGACGTCGCGACCCACATCAACACCGGCAACGTGCGGCTCTCGACCCGGATGCGGTCGCGGACCCGGGTCGAGGACGCCCTCGAGCGGGCCTACGCCGCCGACCGCGGCTTCGAGGTGCCGACGATCGCCTACCGGACCGACGAGCTGCGCGCCGTCGTGGCCGACGCCGACGGCTTCGGCCACGACGCCCAGCACTACGTGTGGCTGCTCAAGCAGGAGCCGAGCGCCGCGCTCCGGGAGCAGCTCGAGGCCCTGTCCACCGCCGACGAGCGGGTCGGGGTGTCCGAGCGCGCGGTGCACCTGATGGTCGCGTCCGGCTTCCTCGACGCCCGGCTGCTTCGGCCGATCGAGAAGGCGGTCGGCGTCGCGACCAACCGCAACGTCACGGTGCTGCGGGCTCTGGTGCAGAAGTGGTGCTGA
- a CDS encoding MFS transporter → MTWADSMAPLRGRNFRFYFASRFANTLGSSMASVALAFAVLEVTDDDPAALGLVLAAHTVPMVVLLLWGGVLADRLPRTLVLQVSNLTSAASQGAIAFLVITGAAELWMLIALSAVHGVVSAAGMPAMAGILPSLVPREELQRANALMSLVRSGLVIVGPTVSALLVVGVGAGWGLAIDAVTWLVSAVLLGFVDLPAREPRETGASTWSELREGWTYVRSTQWLWVVVLAFGVLNAIHAGPWSTLGPLHAKDTIGEEGWGLVLSAEAVGLLAMTLVMLRVPLQRPLLWGTLGVSLLGVPIFVFGAHPSLLLLVVVAFVAGAGTEVFSMGWNLAMQENVPDEMLSRVYSYDMLGSFVAMPVGQIAVGPLAIAFGSGNVLMVSGAMYVLTCLLVLLSPAVRRLPRVSTTSAPEPAAP, encoded by the coding sequence GTGACCTGGGCCGACTCGATGGCGCCGCTGCGGGGCCGCAACTTCCGGTTCTACTTCGCCTCGCGGTTCGCCAACACCCTGGGCAGCTCGATGGCCTCGGTGGCGCTGGCCTTCGCCGTCCTCGAGGTCACCGACGACGACCCGGCCGCGCTCGGCCTGGTGCTGGCGGCGCACACGGTGCCGATGGTCGTGCTGCTGCTGTGGGGCGGGGTGCTCGCCGACCGGCTGCCGCGCACGCTGGTGCTCCAGGTCTCCAACCTGACCTCGGCCGCCAGCCAGGGCGCGATCGCGTTCCTCGTCATCACCGGCGCCGCCGAGCTGTGGATGCTGATCGCGCTGAGCGCCGTGCACGGCGTGGTCTCCGCCGCCGGGATGCCCGCGATGGCCGGCATCCTGCCGTCACTGGTGCCGCGCGAGGAGCTGCAGCGCGCCAACGCGCTGATGTCGCTGGTCCGCTCCGGCCTGGTCATCGTGGGACCCACCGTGAGCGCGCTGCTCGTGGTCGGGGTGGGGGCCGGCTGGGGGCTGGCGATCGACGCCGTCACGTGGCTGGTCAGTGCGGTCCTGCTCGGCTTCGTCGACCTGCCGGCCCGCGAGCCGAGGGAGACCGGCGCCAGCACCTGGAGCGAGCTGCGCGAGGGCTGGACCTACGTGCGCTCCACGCAGTGGCTGTGGGTCGTGGTGCTGGCCTTCGGCGTCCTCAACGCGATCCACGCCGGGCCGTGGTCCACCCTCGGACCGCTGCACGCGAAGGACACGATCGGCGAGGAGGGCTGGGGCCTGGTGCTCTCGGCCGAGGCCGTCGGCCTGCTGGCGATGACGCTGGTGATGCTGCGGGTCCCGCTGCAGCGACCGCTGCTGTGGGGGACGCTCGGCGTCTCGCTGCTCGGCGTCCCGATCTTCGTCTTCGGGGCGCACCCCTCGCTGCTCCTGCTGGTCGTCGTCGCCTTCGTGGCCGGGGCCGGCACCGAGGTCTTCAGCATGGGGTGGAACCTCGCGATGCAGGAGAACGTGCCCGACGAGATGCTCTCGCGGGTCTACTCCTACGACATGCTCGGCTCGTTCGTCGCGATGCCGGTCGGCCAGATCGCCGTCGGCCCGCTCGCGATCGCGTTCGGGTCCGGCAACGTGCTGATGGTCAGCGGCGCGATGTACGTCCTCACCTGCCTGCTGGTGCTGCTCTCCCCCGCCGTGCGCCGGCTGCCGCGGGTCAGCACCACTTCTGCACCAGAGCCCGCAGCACCGTGA
- a CDS encoding ArsR/SmtB family transcription factor produces the protein MGEDDGRADVSALRAVAHPVRLRILSLLTGTPMSAAEVARELDLTHANASYHLRQLVDADELVVAGEERIRGGVAKRYRYPHERRGEHPRPGDPRPEDRVLYVRAVGQEIERRVLQRRPQRPQQMSDLEGWVDEATWARALALVQEASMLLHEANRPPRTTGTLHVSLTAVAFEMTGIPDEGTDEGPDEVSS, from the coding sequence ATGGGCGAGGACGACGGCCGGGCCGACGTGAGCGCGCTGCGGGCGGTGGCCCACCCGGTGCGGCTGCGGATCCTGTCGCTGCTGACCGGCACCCCGATGAGCGCGGCCGAGGTGGCGCGCGAGCTCGACCTCACCCACGCGAACGCGTCGTACCACCTGCGCCAGCTGGTCGACGCCGACGAGCTCGTCGTCGCCGGTGAGGAGAGGATCCGCGGCGGGGTGGCCAAGCGCTACCGCTACCCGCACGAGCGACGCGGCGAGCACCCGCGACCCGGTGACCCCCGGCCCGAGGACCGCGTCCTCTACGTCCGCGCCGTGGGCCAGGAGATCGAGCGGCGGGTGCTGCAGCGCCGTCCGCAGCGGCCCCAGCAGATGAGCGACCTGGAGGGCTGGGTCGACGAGGCCACGTGGGCCCGGGCGCTGGCCCTGGTCCAGGAGGCCTCGATGCTCCTGCACGAGGCCAACCGTCCCCCGCGCACCACCGGCACGCTCCACGTCAGCCTCACCGCGGTCGCCTTCGAGATGACCGGGATCCCCGACGAGGGGACCGACGAGGGACCCGACGAGGTGTCCTCGTGA